From Zea mays cultivar B73 chromosome 3, Zm-B73-REFERENCE-NAM-5.0, whole genome shotgun sequence:
gggagcaaactttgaatgcctacctttctttaccaagatgtagcatatgcttccaaatacacgaaactaagaaacattgggtttgttaccagtgagtagctcatatgttgtcttcttgaggaggcgatgaagatagagacggtttatggcatggcaagacaTATTTACGGCTTCCAACCAAAACTGTTCCGGCGTCTTCTATTCTCCcaacatcgtccttgccatgtcaatgagcgtcctgttcttcctctccactacaccattttgttgtggtgtgtagggagcgaagaactcatgcttgatgcctccctcctcaagatattcctccacttgaagatttttGAACTCAaatccattatcgcttcttatcttctttacttttagctcaaactcattttgagcccatcttagGAAGAGCTTCAGAAtttcttgggtttcagatttatcctgtaaaaagaatacccaagtgaagcaggaatagTCATCagcaattactagaccatacttacttctatCAATGCTAAGGTAAGCAATGGGCCCAAAGagatccatgtggagaagctccaatGGTTTTGATGTCATGATCACATTCTTGCTTGAATGACTTGTTCCCACCTATTTTCccgcttgacatgctgcacaaggtctgtctttctcaaaatagacatcaattagtcctaacacatgttctccctttagaagtttatgaaggttcttcattgcaacatgtgctagacggcgatgccaaagctagcccatgttggtcttagcaagtaaacatgtATCTAGATCGTTATTTTCTTTagtaaaatctactaaataaagtttgccatcaGATACAAGCCAATACACCAGGggctcaccggactatccggtagcgcaccggactgtccggtgtgaattaTAGCGAACATGCCATCTTCGGGGTTTTTGGAGAATGGATCACCAGAAAGTTCGATGCCGCACCGGACCATATGACAAGggaccaacggctacctgcaaattCAGAACGGTCATTTGCCAGTGCCACTGTTCACTATTCAGTGGCGCACTAGATATGTACTGTTCACGGTCCCGTGCACCACCCGACTATGTAGATTTTCCAACTTTTcaccaacgaccattttggttgttgggggctataaatatcccctaTCCAGCACATTGAATACACAAGAGCTACACCAAAGTGATACACATCAAGTGCAATAACTCCTACACCTCCAAAGTCACACAAGCTCGCATTCGATCGATTTGAGAGATTAGAGACTTAGCCCTTGTGCTATTGAGTGTTGCAACCTCTTGTGTTCTTGATTTGAGCTTTTGCATTCTCACTCGCATTCTCATTCTCTTGATTGTAAAGCGAGACAAGAGACTCTCAATACTTTGTATAGAAATCCTTGCGGGACTTAGTGTCACTGTGATAGTGAAGCAAGCTCAACCGATCtctgtgaccatttgagagagggaaatagtTGAAAGAAActtgtccttagtggactcctcaatggggatGTAAACTCTTTGGAgttgaacctcgggaaacaaatcgctgTAACTTTGTGTTGATCACTCTTGgcgatttgattcttcctctccctctctctagttCTCTTGCTTGTAATTATTTTAAGTTGGGTCCCAAAATTATCCGCATTGAttaagcaactcatagcaagaacttATCTACTGCACTCCGATTTCATTAATATTCGTTCTAACCCTAACATCGGGAAAAttttgtgttcaaagtttataattttcaggtttcggctATTCACCCCTTAAGGCGACTCTCAGCTATATATACCCCTTTGCTAGTCATTTGAGAGGTGTGGGGTTTGAGGAACATATTTAGTGAGTTAAGACTCATTCATATTAGCACTAGATATCTAAGTGCTTAAAGAATCACTCGGTTATTAGTATATGTACTTTGTGGATTTCCTATGTTAGTTAGACCACTACTTATACTGCTTGCTCTAGGTTTAGGTCTAGTATTTAGTGAGGTTTGCATACGTTAAATCAAGGTCTCGACCAAATCAAATATATAAATCAAATATACATGGAACCTCTCTAAATTCTCATGTCTCCTTGCATATTTACTATTAGTTCTGGGTCTTGTAATGTATCCCGTAAATTGAGTGTCGAAATAATCCTCGACAACGATATTCTATTTTTTTACATAGAGTCAATTAAAGAAAGATGAATTGATCACTATTTAGTTTTTTTATTGAATGACCACCGTATATGTACACTGTAACATTAAATTTCTAGAATTACTCGACAAGTGCCACACgatattttttcttttcttttattattAGTCTCTCCTTTTGAAAATCTTACAATGCGTGAGATATTCCACCAGATACCGAAACAAAGTCAACCTACTATTCAAAACCATGCATTCCATCAAGAGAGAACAAGCCACCTTTCAAACATACACAGCATGACAACATTGAAAGCGTGCTTTGAAATATGTGGCTAAGCATGACAACGTTGAAAGTCATTAACAACAGCAAATCGCCGAGCAAGATGTCCCTTACATAAAACTAATCGCACCACGAAATTAAGAAGAGAAATGAATAAatgtagaaaaagaaaagccagTCAAACCCAACCACCTCAGCTCAGCATCGAGGTCGCCTTCCCCTCCTCCAGTTGTCCCCAGAAACCGTGTCccctactctctctctctctctctatctctcttctCCCCTCGATCAACAGCAACAGCGGCGGTCAGAAGCTTCcgtcgcgacagctcccgacctccTGCCGGTCTTCCCCTCTCCTAGTCGGCGCGAATCCCGAGGCGGAGGAGGAAGAGGGGAGCGGAGTGGGGGTGGGCCCCATCAGCCATGAGTCTCACGGGGTCCGCCCTGGAGGCGGCGCTACAGGCGGTGGGGCGCGGCCTCGACGCAGCTGGAGACCACCGGCTGCTCTACTGCAagggaggtggaaggctcgtcgcGCTCGAGGAGGACCGTGCGCGGGACCTCCCGCTCCCCGACGGCGGCGTCCTCCCGAGCGTGCCCCCCGATGTCGAGGTCGAGCAGTGCCGCAGAGACCCCGAGCGCATCCGCCCCTTCCCCTCTGGCCCAAGCTCTGCCGCAGCGGATGGGCCCTTTGTCTGCAGCTTCGATAAGGTGAGCTCGGTTGCTTCGTCCCGACTGGAAACTTCCCATCCGATGGTGTGCCGCGTTCTGTTCTGTTTGCTCTGCACTTGTGATGCGAATCCTAGTCGATATCCTATGCTCCGCGGCCGTTTACTTCGTGTTATGTGACTCTGGTGCCCTTGTTGACAGATGGCTGAGTATTTCAACAGGAAGTCATGCTTGTCCGAGACAGTACCGCTGGGTTCCTTCAACTCTCTGTTCAGCTTCACCGGTTCATGGAAGAATGATGCTGCGGCTACGAAGGCCCTTGCGATTGATGGCTATTCTCTGCCTCTGTTTCGAGTGAAAATTAGGAGTTCTGAACTGACGCTGCTTGAGAGCGTTAAGCACGCGATCCCAAATGTTTGGGATCCATCAGCATTGGCTAGGTCAGTAGGTAATCTTCTTATTTGATACTGTTATCAGGATCCATTTCTGATCAGTCCCATTCTGTACAACTCTTAGCCTAGTACTTTACACACCCTATTATCTGAAGCCTGAAGGTCTTGTTTCACTTGTCTGCAGCTTTATTGAGAATTACGGTACCCATATTATTATTTCTGTTACGGTTGGTGGTAAGGACGAAGTATACATTAAGCAGCATTCATCGTCCCAATTGTCAGGGTTAGAGTTCAAAAATTATGTGAGGGAAATTGGGAGGGAAAGATTCTCAGATGTGGAAAACAAGTCAAATGCAACTCCTATCAATTACAGCGAGAAGGTTAGCAAACTCCTTACTGCTTTCTTTATCTAAGTTCACTAGAGGTGTTTTGGCTACATTATTTGGTTTGCCTGAATTGTTAtacaactgtttgtttacaaaggaTAGTTTGTGCATGATTGATTACTTTTTATGAGCACTTGATGCATCTCTAAAAAATGTGTTAGCTGCTGTAAATAAACAGTCACAATCAGTTTTTTATTGGAAAACTGTGGGGGAGTTCGCCACAACACATCATTTTTTTAATAAAAACAGAGTACAACATATgtacaaaagaaaagaaaacttcGATTACACAAGAGACTAGCCATTGGAAAACAGAAGGGTCACGATCCTCTCTGACTCGATGCATTTGGAGGATGGACTAATCCTTGAATCTCATGGTCCAGAGGTTATGAACTAGCATGATCTCCATAAAAATCCATTCCTGAGCTTCCAGAGCTCCCAGCAGGCTGCCATGGAAATCTCACAAATGTGAGGTTGTCTCACTGCTAAAAGCCTCCCATGCAAGTTCAAGTGTAAATCTAACTGTGTGTTGAGAGTATTCGAGGTTTTGCATCACCGCGTAGCAAAAGGAAAGGCAAAGAAGAGATGATCAATATCTTCCTCCATGGATGTGCTGCACATGACGCAGTTTACATTTAGCTGTACATCAAAGTTGCTTCGCCTGAGCATAGTCCTTGTACTTAGTCTGTCCACAAACATAGGCAAGGCAAAGAATTTAATTCTCAGAACACATTTTGGTTTCCAGATGCATCTGTAAGTATCAGGGACTTGGACATTTGCAAAGAGTAAATTATAAAGCTTGCTGGAGGCGTAATCTGATTTCCTATATGAAGGAGCATTGGTCGATGGACTGTATCAAAGGGCACCATAAGCAGCTGCCTTTGTAAATTCTGCAACTCGTCGAAGCTTGCTTAGCATTGTAGACTTTAACTTATATGAACTGTAGATACCTTGCTAAGAGCATGCTGCATTCCTAGTGTTGGCTAGAAACAACAAGCTGATGAAAAGCAATCAGCTCTAAACTACAAATCGGTTAGTGGGACCATGTCAAAGAAAAATGGAGAAAAGTGCTCTATGCTTGACTTCTGAGGGTCTGTTTTCCTGTGTTCTGTGCTTCTGGCCAGCTGGTTCCATTTGTTTATTGCCCTCTATTCAAACCTAAACCATGGCTCAGTTTTGAGTTTTCGGCAGTTGATTCCCCAGTGTATAAAATCAAACCATgctgcccccccccccctgcATTGGAGTTGCTGTAAGGAAATATACTAGTATATGCATGTAAGCACATTAGGGGCCATTTCAGGCTATAGTCAGCAGGTTGTGCATACGCCCGTGCAAAACATTGTAGACTGCACTGTTTACATTGTGTAGTTTCAAATAGAAGATGAGGATgagtaagctgctggagatagcctcaTAGTGCTCCTAAGCCAACATTCCAACTAGAAACTGAGGAGCACTACCAAACACTGCTGGCTGCTCAAGCTCCACCTGTGAATTGTGCAAATTGATTCACTGTGTTTGGACTGAACTCACGGAGCAAAATACCTACTCTCCTTATTCACTCTGCATTCATGCATTGGCCGAGCCCTCTCTACTTGCCCTTCTCCGCTGGCTGTGGCACCTATCTCTGTCGTGCACCAACTCTCACTGCCACCCACACCATCCCTTTTCGATGTCTGCTCTTCCCTCGCCTTCTACTCAAGGGCGCTCAGGGCAAGGTCGAGCAGGATTGCCTGCCCCCTCTTAGGTCAAGTTGGCAACTGCAGATCTGGCATGTGTTGCACTGCTGCCAGAAGTGTGTGGTCTTCTCTGGACTAAGGCAGGTTTGCTTCTTCGAAAGACGGAGCCAGGAGACTGTTATTGCCTGAAATCCGCTTGTGAAGCTATAACAGATGGGTAACACAACAATCCGAAAGGAGCAGAAGCTAGAGCGGGTGAAGCTGGAGCTGGAGCGCTACCACGAGAACCTACTCCCACTCTCCCAGTCATAACCAGCCTGTCCAACTAGTACCATCATGACCTCCTAGCACGTGTTAATCTACTCACCAGTAACAACAGTAAGGACAGAGGCACATAAAATTACATCATGTATGTCTTTGTAACTGATGTCTTAATGCGTGCATTGTAGAGTCACTTATAGATGGAACATGCACTCTCCTGGCACCTGAACTGCCCACCGTTCTAGCATTTATATGTAAACATTGACTAGATGTTGCTTTATCCTTTACAGGATATTACAGTAATATTCAGAAGGAGGGGTGGTTGTGATCTTGTTCAAAGTTTTAGTGATTGGAAAGGAACTGTTGCCTCAGCACCAGATGTCATAGGCATGACCTTTCTTTCAATTGTCTCTCTTGTTGACGATGTACCAGGAAAGAAGCACCTTGCTCGTGCAGTTGAGCTATACTTGACCTGTAAGATCTGCTTTCGGTTACTTTCATTTGTCCTATGCAGTTATGCAACTCAAGAACTCATTCACCACATTGAATATAGTATATTTATAATGCCCTGAGGAAGCTAACTTACGATGTGATTTCTCTTCAATTATACTGTTTTGATAAGTTCTGTTTTACAGACAAACCTCCAATTGAAGAATTACAGTATTTCTTAGATTTTCAAGTCCCACTAGTTTGGGCTCCAGCTCCACCAGGTATTGCTAGTCACCATAGGAAGGAACCTGTCTGCCCATCGCTTCAGTTTAGCTTAATGGGCCCAAAGCTCTTCATTAGCACAGAACAGGTAAAGGTTACCCCTTAAATCTGAACATATGAGTACAGTGATTACTTTTTGGAGTTTTACGCTAGAAATGTTATTTTAATTGTTGTCAGGAAATGCTATAGCTAAGTATGAAACACAATTACCATCATAAACAATTTTCTACTAGGttgggcctctagctgagttggttaggtggtagcACTTAAGTTCTGAGTTCGATTCCCCATGGGAGTCAGACTGCTGTTAAAAAGGTCCTCTCGTTTGTCCCAAAATAAAGCACAGGTAAAAGAACCGACTCTTACATAGGCTACGGCGCCGTTGTGTATGGGTGAGATATGTGTTCGGATGTTTTCTAGAATTGCAAGAGAAGGTCTTCTTAATGCAATACCTGGGATCCCAGATGTTGTCTTACCCTCGCAAGccaagtttttttttaaaaaaaaatataaTTCTAAAGATCAAGGCATGCAGAAGAACAAAAATGTGTAAATTGCACCAGGGGTACAAATTTTGTACCTATAGTGCATTTTACTGATAAAAAGATACACTTTTAAGACAATCAATTTTTTGTGAACATGCTAACTCTGAAGAAGACATGTGCAGATCTCTGTTGGGCGCCGACCAGTTGTTGGCCTCAAACTGCTCTTGGAAGGAGCTAAACAGAATCGTTTGGCTATTCACTTGCAGCACCTTGTCTCATTACCAAAAATATTCCTACCTCATTGGGACTCTCATATTACCATTGGACCTCCAAAATGGCAAGGCCCTGAAGAACAAGACAGCCGATGGTTCGAGCCAATCAAGTGGAAGAACTTTGCTCATGTTAGCACAGCACCCATAGAGTACACTGAAACAAATATTACGGACCTATCTGGTGTTTATATTGTTACAGGTGCACAGTTGGGAGTGTGGGATTTTGGTGCAAAGAGTGTTCTCCACCTCAAACTTTTGTTCTCCAGGGTTCCTGGGTGCACAATTAGAAGATCAGTGTGGGACCACAGCCCATCAAGTTCTTCAATTCATAAAGCAGATGAATCTTCATCGTCCTCGAGTGATAATGCTAAACTTCTGAAGATTATTGACATGACAGAAACATTGAAGGGCCCACAAGATGCACCTGGCCACTGGCTGATCACAGGTGCTAAGTTGGGTGTCGAGAAAGGCAGGATTGTAGTGCGTGCGAAGTACTCCTTATTGAATTATTAACCAAATGTTTAAAGCATTCATTCACTCACTCTGATATTGAGCACTGTGTTTTAAGGTAGCATTTGTTCTTTTGTTTTTCATGTATGACTTTCCTTCCCCCTTGTAACTTGATGTGGATCCATGCTTCTTGTTGATGCGGTGAGTGAAGTAGCATGAAGATGTTTATGCTCAGCTCAAAAGTGTTTGATCTGGTCTCGGTCATCGCTTCCAGAGCCATCTGGTTTTGACAGTGAAAATGGTGCGTTCCTAAGTTTTGGCACTGGTGTTTTGCACTCGGAAATTCATCAGTGGAACATAATTAGTATATTCGCTCTGGTTACTAAGCGCTAAGAGTTTCAGTAAGTTTTTTTGACATTGGATTCATGTATGTTTGGTGTTCTGGCACAGACCATGCTTTCCAGAATGGCTGTGCATGGTTATTGCAGATTTGCGTAGTTCTCAGGTTCAATAGCTGATattgagtatagaattcttcagagTTCGTTTTCTCATAGCCCTTGCTTGGTTACTCTACAAAAGACAGTAGGTGTGAGCGACCATACTGCTTGAGATTCATGTATCCTTTTTGTGCTAGTGTTTGCTAACTTGGTGTTTACAAACATGTTATTGTTCTAGGAGTAACTATATTGTAGCTTTCTATTACATGAATGTGTCGAGAAGAGAACAAAAGTAGCGATAACAACGAGCCGCCGTTCTTCCAAGAGGAGAGAAATGAGTCActgttaacggaattacaagaatTGCTCTGGCATATATGCTTCTAGTTCTTATAGCTTTGCATGAGGTCGACAGGGTAGGGGACAAGAACAGTAGAATGTTTTGACTGGATCAAGAAATAAGATTTGTCTTTCGTAACGCGAGATAGCTGCTATGCTGAAGTTCATGTGTCCTTTTTGAGGTAGCGTCGTAGatcatatatataaataaatattatGTTGATGTGTTTCCCATCTGTTTGGAAGTTGATATTAGCGCTTTTGTTACTCTACTCTTGGCATTTGAAAACAACTGCGGTCTGTTACCGCTCCTCTGATCCACATGGCTACCTCTAGAACGACAACAAACACAAACATGTTTGTATACTCCTTTGAGGGCTTGATCAAAGATGTTCGTTGGTTAGTACTGTTTAGGGTTCAGGCGCGGAAGGGGGAGCGCGAGTTAGGACCCATAAAACCCCGAGGGCCTTCTCGCATTGTCAGCCTCTAAAGGCAATAGTGAATCAGGGAACTGATTGAAACAGTTTACGCAGATAAAACCCGATGGCCTGAGTGCAAAGTCATATTCCTTTACCATTTAGgtaccgtttggttcacatattggtaacgtaatgggtaaACGATAACGTTAAATTATAtttgtttaagtccaaccgtaatcgATACCACACTACAAATGGATACCGccttattcaaatttgttaccgtcGGTATTTGAGTGTGAatcattaccattaccatttacattacatttcgtgaaccaaacgacaccttAAGTCTTTCAATTAAAAACAATACAGAAAACTTCAAAAACCCATACCTTGAAAAATATAAGTCCACAGATGGTGAAACCAATTTTATAGATCTCTGAATAACCTAAACTTTCAAATAAAAATAGGAGATGTCATGTTTATACATTGTCTCTGTGGTTTTTTATTTAAACCAATAAACTGCTCATTTTAAATAGTGAAGGTAAAATAGGAATACCTTTAGACTGGGCTTCAGAAATTTTGAGTAGACACAACATATAGTATGttactgtttaaaaatattacaCCCCATGGTCTAAGGATTAAAGTAGGATTTATCCATTAAAAGGTGAAACTATCCACAGTtctagaaaataaaaataaatagtaAAGGCAGAAGACCGGCAAGCATCCTATTTTTCCTATACCACTTAGACGATGTAGCACCTAAGAAAAATATAGGAGACCATAGTGCAGTGGAGAAATGTAGGGTAACCGTTTAATTTAGCAAAATGGGGATAACTTTAGAAAAGTCTAGAAATTCATCCTTACTGAGTTAAAGTCCTAACCTTTGGGATGATTTCTCTTgtgctaagaagaacctaggaaaaatactatACATGTTGTTTTACATTTTTCAAAggacaagttagttgtaagtgctCTTTGGGCCAAAACTTTTAGAAAAGCCTAGATAAAAGACTACATGAGATTTGTCTGTAAAGCTTTGTAGAAGTCACTAATATCTCACCTAGATAATGGGGAAAATACCAAATATGATAGTAGTCATTGCTACCTCGATGGTGTAGTGTTAAGTGCTCCCTCTGCACTGGAATTTGTCATTTTTGCGCAGAACAGACCTTAACTAGTTTTGATCCCAAATTTATAGGACAACCTTTAATAACTAGTAGGAAGCTACTATAATTGTTGTAGATGTTTCAGAATTTTCTAAGCCCTGATTGTAGTTCAACTCACACTCTAAAAGCTTAATTAAAAAGAGAAGGAGAGGTTAAGTGTAAACTAAGGGTTAAAAAGATAGCTATGAAAAACCTACCTAAACCAATGTTAAACCTTCATAAGTTAATTAGCTAAGTTTTAAACTACCTCACAAGGTCAAGCTTTGAATTAAATCACTAAACTCATAAAGAAGCCTAAAACAAATGATGCTAGCACCTTTCATAATGCTAAGTAACATAGTCCCTTACTAAACCAGTGCATCATCCTTAAAGCATTCTTGCATACCATTATCTTATGCATTGCACTCGATAGATTGCAATCTTATCGATGGAGAGTACGTCCTGGTTCTAGAGCAACAGAGAGATCCAGAAGGAGGACAAGAGCCTGCTcctgagcccgttgctgaggacatCCCGTCAGCACCTACACTTGAAggaaagccccagttttatgcataacagttatatatgttattttactacAATTATATTCGTAGGTTTGTATcgtgcacttaagtataggagaTGTTTGAAACCCTATATGCATGAACTCTGGTtcctttgaaatgaatactagtatgctaggtcgagtagtagcTATGCTAATTAGGGATCGTGCTAGAAGTCGGGTGATTTTTGTAGCACTcatgtgaggtcaggaattgactgTATTCACTTTGATGATGGGatcatgatggtctatggacacggatcccTGGGGGATGCCCTGTTTGTAGAATGGAattagaataaggattaacgtgtggatacttatgtcaagcgtttgaacgtactaaacacatgctgagaaatatgttaaatcggtaagcctagtacctgaatgAACCTGCTCGTAGACTTATTACCCACTTCCCTAAAAATTTGGTCTCGCATTctggatatggtgggtacaagatgCAGTCACTAAATAGCTGGGTTCAGTGAAGTGGGGCTCTGTACCTCTGTATGCCAAGGGAGTGGGATCTGATCTGTTGATGGGGAATTGATGGGGATGGttaatgtgtgtggggacggagtgcccctacatgtcatgtgtttaggttttccttgcaaggttaaaactcgattcgaatcgtctgcttctcgtagctaatgagcctgcttgatccattgtactacattgagtaataagtggaaatgaggttaccTTCAAAAGATGTTGTTTGACTTAATGATTGCTACCATGTGTGGATAGttaggtgctcatctagtctaaGCTATTATTCTATAACctaaaaagctaaaatttgacttagactcagctagtgtttttggcaaaccaaTCCCTTTAGCCAAATAACTTCATGGtccagaggtagaggagtagtttcctcacaccgggtaagtctagctgagtattagtatactcagccttgcgtgTGGCACCAAAATTTTCAGGTATCTTGCAAGAGATGGTCGATgttgtgacttggccatccaccctgccactgggttggacggtcgatTGAGATGCTACCTCGacgggagaggaccaggaggagtagcttgGCTAGGCTTCACCATGCTACCGAGTAATCTTCGTTAGTTATTTCCATTGTAAGAAAAACAATGGCTTACTACTTTTAAACTCTGATGATGTATTAACATTTGGTACTCCTTAAATTGTGGTATTATGCGTTATTATATTTCTTTAtgcctcacctttgagtgagcaAGTGGTATTTGATTTGGTGTAACTGGTTTGTTGGACTAGATCCGACGGACTACAATTTATTCGAATTAAGTGTGTCATCACCTCTAAGGCGGGGCCTGTGCACTTAAGTTAGAACAATCTAGGTGGTTCTGCCATATCCGCCACACTACCCTTCACtacgactgagagcacctagaggggggtgaataggtgatcctgtaaaaacttaactccacaaacttgattaagtgttagagcaataaagccaagtggttagagagaagttcttgcaaaacacaataaccacaaagatatcaacacagataggcacagtggtttatcccgtggttcggccaagttcaacacttgcctactccacgttgtggcgtcccaacggacgagggttgcaatcaacccctctcaagtgatccaaagatccacttgaataccacggtgtttctcttcctttcactatatcccgtttgcaaggaatctccacaacttggagtctctcgcccttacaaaagatgatcacaaatgaacacggaagtaaagatgggatgagcaacacacacaagtccacagcaatacgcacacacacacggccaagacttgagctcaaatgaatatcacaaagttctcactagaacggagctcaaatcactaagaatgtcaaacgagtgcgcaaagacggagtgtgaatgatcaagaatgcttagagtgtgcttggtgtcttcctccatgcgcctaggggtcccttttatagccctaaggcagctaggagccgttgagagcaatccaggaaggcaaatcttgccttctatcgactggtgcaccggacagtccggtgcaccaccggacactgtccggtgcagatctctttccaattctggcgcagctgaccgttgaggatttggagccgttggcgcaccgaacactgtccggtgcacaccggacagttcggtgcccccatcagatcgttggcccggccacgcgtcacgcccggattgcgcggccgaccgttggctcggtcgaccgttggctcaccggacagtccggtgcaccatcggacagtccggtgaattatagccatacgctgtTGACttcattcccgagagcggcgacttcgccacagctgactcaccagacagtccggtgatttatagccgtacgcagccgtcgagacccgagagcaggcagATCACCAgacgtcagcctggcgcaccggacactttccggtgcaccaccggacagtccggtgcacccagactgagcagagtcttggctgctcgagccaagtcttttccatatgtcttttcactgattctagcacttagacaaatatgttagtacacaaaaaccaatgtactaagtctagaatcatacctttgtattgatttgcactttgtccaccatttggtatagtttaacacataaccatttgtgttggcactttaatcaccaaaatacttagaaatggcccaagggcacatttccctttcaatctccccatttttggtgatttatgccaacacaacaaaaagcaacatatagaagtgcaacatcaatgcaaatgagaacaagaatttgttttgattcagatttggcatatttggatcattctttgccaccacttggttttgtttttgcaaatcaaactcaatttcctatctctaagtcaaattcacttgtcgaggcatagagaaaggtattccaagataaattgatcaaagattcaaaaactcctcctttttcccataatcaaacaatctccccacaagagaccgacttttgacaagaagagacattaagagaattttgccaaaacaaaaactctaactctactattttcaaaattctcaagtggtagctgatccatttcttgctttgg
This genomic window contains:
- the LOC100381712 gene encoding MACPF domain-containing protein CAD1 isoform 1 (isoform 1 is encoded by transcript variant 1) codes for the protein MSLTGSALEAALQAVGRGLDAAGDHRLLYCKGGGRLVALEEDRARDLPLPDGGVLPSVPPDVEVEQCRRDPERIRPFPSGPSSAAADGPFVCSFDKMAEYFNRKSCLSETVPLGSFNSLFSFTGSWKNDAAATKALAIDGYSLPLFRVKIRSSELTLLESVKHAIPNVWDPSALASFIENYGTHIIISVTVGGKDEVYIKQHSSSQLSGLEFKNYVREIGRERFSDVENKSNATPINYSEKDITVIFRRRGGCDLVQSFSDWKGTVASAPDVIGMTFLSIVSLVDDVPGKKHLARAVELYLTYKPPIEELQYFLDFQVPLVWAPAPPGIASHHRKEPVCPSLQFSLMGPKLFISTEQISVGRRPVVGLKLLLEGAKQNRLAIHLQHLVSLPKIFLPHWDSHITIGPPKWQGPEEQDSRWFEPIKWKNFAHVSTAPIEYTETNITDLSGVYIVTGAQLGVWDFGAKSVLHLKLLFSRVPGCTIRRSVWDHSPSSSSIHKADESSSSSSDNAKLLKIIDMTETLKGPQDAPGHWLITGAKLGVEKGRIVVRAKYSLLNY